The Planifilum fulgidum sequence GGATGGGGCCTGGGGCGGAATGGGGGGAAGCCGTCCTGCAGTCCCTGACGGCGGAGATGGTGGCGGATTTGGCCGCCAAATTGGCTTCCGCCCTGGAGTCGGCCGACGAACTGCTGAAGCCGGAGACCCTGGCCCTCCTGCGCAGTCTGTCCGATGCGAGCGAAAGCCTGTCGAACGTTTTGGCCGAAGTGCGGCGGCTGGAGGAAAGCGGCACGCTGAAAAGCCTGGCGGAGTTGGGCGAGCTGTTGGCCGGCATGAAGGGGGCTTTGACCGGCCCCATGGTTGCGGACCTGATGGAACAAGGGGTGAGGCTTCTCGAGTGGGCCGATCTCCTGGGGCAAAGGGATGTGCGGGAGCGGATGACGGGCCTTTTGGCCGCCCTGGAGTCGGCCCGGGAAGAAAGCCGGAAAGCCGACGCCCCCCTGACCCTCTTCCGCATGTTCCGGGCCTTGTCCGATCCGGAAGTTCGCGAGGGGATCCGCTTTTTCCTCGCCTTCGCCCGGGCCTTGCCCAGGAAACTGTGAGGATTGCGGAAAATATTGCTTGGAAGGCGGTTCCGTCCCGCTCCGCGCGGCGAGACGCCCGGCGAAATCGCCTTCCTCTGACGGCTTGCGGGCGGCTTCGGGCCCCGATACTGATCCCTGCCTCAAGGCAGGGCTTTTTCCGTCATGCGGACGGTTGCAGCTGCTGCTTGGCCAGCCGCCGGTACAGATCGTGGGAGGTCATCAGTTCCTCATGGGTGCCTCTGCCGGTGATCCGTCCCTCCTTAAGGCCCAGGATCCGGTCGGCTTCCACACCGTGGACAGGCGGCGGGCGATGATCAGGGTGGTCCGGCCCTTCATCAGGTTTTTCAGCGCCTGCTGGACGTACATCTCCGATTCGCTGTCCAGATTGGAGGCGGCTTCATCCAACAGGAGGATCCGGGGATTTCGGAGAAAGGCCCGCGCGATGGCGATTCGCTGTCTCTGCCCTCCGGACAGCTATCCCCCTTTGTCCACTTCGGTTTCGTACCCCGCGGGAAGTTTCTCGATGAATTCGGCGGCGTTGGCCAGCAGGGCGGCCTTCCGGATTTCATCCTCTCCCGCCTCTCTGCCCAGGCCGTAACAGATGTTTTCCCGGATCGTCCCGGACATGATCGGGCTCTCCTGGGAGACGTGGCTGATCGCCCGGCGCCAGGCGGTCAGATCCAGTTTCTCGATGGGCACGGCACCCAGCCGGATCTGGCCCGCGTCGGGGGAAAAAACCGCTCGATCAGCGAAAAGATGGCGGTTTTGCCGCCGCCGCTCGGCCCCACGATGGCCACGGTTTCCCCCGGCTTGACGGTGAAATCGATTTCCCGCAGGACCGGTTTGCTTCCCGATTCCCGTCCCTTTCGCCAAAAAATAAAGTGAGTACTCACTTCACTGTTTGAGGTGATTCGTATTACAATGGATTTGGAATGACGCTCCTCGGCAACCGACCGGAAAAGCGCTTCATCATCCGCCGAATCCTTCTGAAAAGGGTGATTTCTGCATGAAACCCCGCGTTCTGTTTTTTGAAGAAGTTGACCGCTCCCGCCTGCCCGAAGTCGGGGGAAAGGGAGCCAACCTGGGGGAACTGGCCAGGGCAGGCTTTCCCGTCCCGGAAGGCTTTTGCGTGACCACCTCCGCCTACCGGGAATTCGTCGCCACCAGTTCCGAAATGGAGGAGCTGCTGGAGGAACTCGATGCCCTGGATCCGGAGGATGTGGAGGGTTTGCGGGCGCTGGGCGGGCGGATTCGCGCCCATCTGCTGGAGATGGAGATTCCCGCATCCCTCAAGCGGGAGATCACGGAAGCCTGGAGGAGGGCCGGGGAAGAGCACGCCTATGCCGTCCGTTCCAGCGCGACGGCGGAGGATTTGCCCACCGCTTCCTTCGCCGGGCAGCAGGACACCTATCTGAACGTGAAGGGGCGGGAAGAGCTGCTTTGGCACATCCGAAAATGCTGGGCTTCGCTGTTTACGGACCGCGCGATCGCGTATCGGATGAAAAACGGCTTTGACCACCGGCAGGTGTTTTTGTCCGTCGTGGTGCAGCGGATGGTGAACCCGGAGGTTTCCGGCATCCTCTTCACCGCCGATCCGCTGACCGGAAACCGGCGGGTCGTCTCCATCGACGCCAGCTTCGGGCTGGGGGAAGCGATCGTGTCCGGAAAAGTGTCGGCGGATTTGTACAAGGTGAAGGAGGGGCGCATCCTTCAGCGGGAGATTTCCGAGAAAAAAATCAGGATCCGCCCCCGGCCGGAGGGGGGAACGGTCACCGAGGACGTGCCGCCGGAGGAAAGGAACCGGCCGGCTCTCGCCGACGATCAGGTCCTGCGCCTGGCGGAGATGGGCAAGCGCATCGAAAAACATTTCGGCGCGCCGCAGGATATCGAGTTTTGCGTGGAAAAGGGACGGATCTATGTCGTGCAGAGCCGTCCGATCACGTCCCTGTATCCCCTGCCCGCCGACCTGCCGCAGGAACCCCTCGGCGTCCTGATTTCCTTCGGCCACATTCAGATGATGACCGATGCCATGAAGCCCCTTGCCCTTTCCATCTTTCGCAGCGTTTTTCCAAAGACGTTCCTGTATGAAGCGGGAGGGCGCCTGTTCATCAACCCCTCGGCGGTGCTCCGGACCCGGCCGGGCCGCAAGCTGTTTCCCAAGGTCCTGAAGAACCTGTTTGACGAGTCCCTCGGCCGGGCCGTCGAAGAGGTGATCCGGCGCCCCGAATTTCACCGCGTTCCCCCGCCGCCGGGGACCGGTCGGTTTTTTCGCAGGCACGTGCTTCCCATTGCGAAGAATCTGTGGAGAAACCTCTGGGCAAACGATCCGTCGGCGGTGAAGGAGGAAGTGGAGCGCTTCATTCGGGAAAAAAGGGAGGAGGTTCGCGGGGCCCTTCAGGGGGTGAGCGGCCACCGCCGCCTGGAGGAAGTCCGGCGGCAGATCCAAGGGCTGCCCAGGGAAGCGGTACCCAGACTTCTGCCCTATGTGCTCAGCTATCCGGTTTCCTTCCTGCTGCTCAGGCGGCTCCTGGGGGACGTGGACGAACTAAATCAGCTGAACAAATCCCTTCCCGGCAACGTCACCAGCGAGATGGGGCTTGCGATCGGCGATCTGGCCGACCTGCTCCGGGAACTGCCGGAGGTGGAGGCGTACCTGGCGCGGGCGGAGGATGAGACGTTTTTCGAAGGATTGCAGGAGGTGGAGGGCGGGACGCGGTTCAAAGAGGCCTTTGAGGAATTTCTCGACAAATACGGCCACCGCTGTCCGGGGGAAATCGACCTGACCCGGCCCCGCTGGCGCGAGGCGCCCACCCTGCTCGTTTCCGCCATTTTGGGGCACATGCGCAGCGTAAAGCCGGGGGAGCACCGGCTGCGGTTTAAAGAGGGAGAAAGGGAAGCCCGGGAAGCGGCGGAGCGGATCCTGGACCGGGTGGGAAGGCGCGGGTTCCGCGCCCGGCGGGTGCAGCGGTTGATGGTGGTGTTCCGCGAGATGGGCGGGCTCCGGGAGCATCCCAAATACTTGATCACCGCCGTTTTGGACGAATGCAGGAAGGCGATTTTGGCCGAGGCGGAGAGGCTGGCATCCGAGGGAGTGCTGGGGCGGCCCGAAGACGCGTTTTTCCTGACCCTGGACGAGTTGATCCGTCTGGCCAAAGGGGAGCCGTTCCGGGATGTTTCCGCGCTGATCGAGGAGCGGAAAGGGCGGCACGAATGGCAACAAACCCTGAAACCTCCCAAGGTGATGACCAGTGAAGGGGAGATCGTGACCGGCACCCCCCGCCGGGGCGAATATCCCGAGGGGGCGCTGGTGGGGATGCCCGCTTCCGCCGGCGTGGCGGAAGGGAAGGCCCGGGTCATCCTGAGCCCGGAGCGGGCGTCGCTTTCGGAAGGGGAGATCCTGGTCGCCCCCCACACCGATCCCGGCTGGACCCCCTTGTTTCAATCGGCCAGGGCCTTGGTGACCGAAGTGGGCGGGCTGATGACCCACGGCTCCGTGGTGGCGCGGGAATACGGAATTCCCGCCGTGGTGGGGGTGGACGATGCCACCCGGAAAATCCGGGACGGACAGCGCATCCGGGTGGACGGAAACCGGGGATATGTGGAGATTGTGGAGGACGCAGGTGAATAAACAGGCCCGCCCGGGTGCTCACGAGGATCTTGCCGGGGGCGGCGGCGAACCGATGATGAAAGACGTCCGCGGCCGCCATTTTGCCGCAGATCGTGGACCTGTTGGGAAGCTTCCAGCTGTTCGGATGGGTCTTGAGGGCGGAGTGGATCCCGCTCTTCGCCCGGATGGCGGATCTGTATGGTTATCGGCGGTTTTGCATTCAGGGGACGGCCCGGGATTTTGGAGCCGTCCCTTTCGTTTTTCCTCCTTGCCCGGCTGATCCAGGGCGCCGGCGTTCTCGGCCCTACATCGCTGGCTCGGCGTCTTGTTCCCCTGCGCCGTCCGGGGCAGTGCCCTGAGCGCCTTTGCCGCCGTCCAGATGCTCTCCCATCTATTGGAATCCGTCGCCGGCGGACTTGTCACCGCCTCCTTCGGCTGGCCCTTTGCCGATTCACTAACCCCCTTGGAGGAGCTTGTCTCCGTCTTTCGCACAGTTTTCCCGGTTCCGGAAGCGGCGCCTCGGACCCCCGAGCTGAAAAAAATGTCCTTTTGGGCGCACTGCTCTTCCGACGCGGCTTTTCGGCCGGCAGCGGACGATGGGCTGGGTCCCCTTCGGCAAAAGTCCGTCACGATCGGGACGAACCGGCCGCTTTTTCGCTGGACCTTAAGCGGCGTCTGGTCGATCGGCGGCTCCATTCCGACCCCGTCATATTCCCTGCATGAAGAAGATCCGGAACGGGCCAAGGAGGCTTTGTTCTGCTTTCCAAGAAAGCCAAACGACCGCCCGTCTCGGATTTCCGTACGCGAAGCGGTCACGTCAGGCGTGCCCCCAGGCGGCCGGCCGATGACGGCAATTATGGCGAGGGCTGCATCCCTCCAGCCGGCCTCGATGATTCCCCGGTCGGGAGGTTGGCTGGGCAGCTTCAGCGCCGCACCTCTGGCGAAACGATTTCGCCGGGGATTTTATGCGGGTGTTGCCCTTTGCCGGCATGGCGGGGTTTCGCTTGGTGTCGTGAAGGGCTCCGGTAAGCTGGAAGATGGTTATTTTGCGACGGCCTGCAGTGGGGCGTGAAACGCCATCCTCCACGCGGTGCGTCGGAAGACCGCTCCCCCGGATATGCCGGGGAGCGTATAAACCCCGGATGATGACTCGCCCGGGCATGCCCTCGGGTGCGATGAGGGCGGGCTGAATTCGTTTTGATCCGGCGGCGGTTTTCGAGTTTTGAGAGGATGGTATCCATGCTGTGTTTGACGGATGTAACAACATCAAAAACCCTTGCGTTTTTCAAGGATAAACCATCTGCTCTACAAGGTGATTCTGATGGATTATTTGCGGCTCGTTGCAATTTCCAGAGTAATTCCGGCCTTTTATTTATTGCTCCCAACAATGCTTTTTCTGATGGGTCGCCATGGGATACGTCATCTACAACCGTTCAGCGGCGGACACCGTCCACAACCGGCTGGCCAAGTATGCAGGCGGGTATGGGGCGTGGGACCGCGGGAAAAAACGAGCGAATTTCGCCGTTCTCAGGGAAACGACTATGCCGCCCGTGTTGATCGGGATGGCGTTTATCTCCAATCCTCGGGAACTGTCACGGTTGAAGAACAATGCATTCCTGAAAGGATTCGCCCGGAAGCCGGCGGC is a genomic window containing:
- a CDS encoding phosphoenolpyruvate synthase encodes the protein MKPRVLFFEEVDRSRLPEVGGKGANLGELARAGFPVPEGFCVTTSAYREFVATSSEMEELLEELDALDPEDVEGLRALGGRIRAHLLEMEIPASLKREITEAWRRAGEEHAYAVRSSATAEDLPTASFAGQQDTYLNVKGREELLWHIRKCWASLFTDRAIAYRMKNGFDHRQVFLSVVVQRMVNPEVSGILFTADPLTGNRRVVSIDASFGLGEAIVSGKVSADLYKVKEGRILQREISEKKIRIRPRPEGGTVTEDVPPEERNRPALADDQVLRLAEMGKRIEKHFGAPQDIEFCVEKGRIYVVQSRPITSLYPLPADLPQEPLGVLISFGHIQMMTDAMKPLALSIFRSVFPKTFLYEAGGRLFINPSAVLRTRPGRKLFPKVLKNLFDESLGRAVEEVIRRPEFHRVPPPPGTGRFFRRHVLPIAKNLWRNLWANDPSAVKEEVERFIREKREEVRGALQGVSGHRRLEEVRRQIQGLPREAVPRLLPYVLSYPVSFLLLRRLLGDVDELNQLNKSLPGNVTSEMGLAIGDLADLLRELPEVEAYLARAEDETFFEGLQEVEGGTRFKEAFEEFLDKYGHRCPGEIDLTRPRWREAPTLLVSAILGHMRSVKPGEHRLRFKEGEREAREAAERILDRVGRRGFRARRVQRLMVVFREMGGLREHPKYLITAVLDECRKAILAEAERLASEGVLGRPEDAFFLTLDELIRLAKGEPFRDVSALIEERKGRHEWQQTLKPPKVMTSEGEIVTGTPRRGEYPEGALVGMPASAGVAEGKARVILSPERASLSEGEILVAPHTDPGWTPLFQSARALVTEVGGLMTHGSVVAREYGIPAVVGVDDATRKIRDGQRIRVDGNRGYVEIVEDAGE
- a CDS encoding DUF1641 domain-containing protein, which translates into the protein MSNSMTRMGPGAEWGEAVLQSLTAEMVADLAAKLASALESADELLKPETLALLRSLSDASESLSNVLAEVRRLEESGTLKSLAELGELLAGMKGALTGPMVADLMEQGVRLLEWADLLGQRDVRERMTGLLAALESAREESRKADAPLTLFRMFRALSDPEVREGIRFFLAFARALPRKL